The Sediminispirochaeta bajacaliforniensis DSM 16054 genome has a segment encoding these proteins:
- a CDS encoding IclR family transcriptional regulator: protein MSSNIDTKSYAPATTVIKAFRLLEYIGYSQPVQPAQMVRALGLTRANVYRLLTTLMKIGYVIREDEGYMLSFKLFKLGSTVPLSRNLRDVAKPMMTALMKEVGENIYLTVLCEDTVIAIEEVKSSNHLTLNPDVTYTYPLNTCASGKLFFAAMGEDTKQRMLSSLTFEKRTEHTLVTPEAFIEASRLASARGYALELQEFSDDLNSMASPIVDYRGQMVASIAISGPSMRLTEDRLSAWIGPLKKTAQLISEELGREN from the coding sequence ATGAGTTCAAATATTGATACAAAAAGCTACGCACCTGCAACTACGGTGATTAAGGCTTTTCGGCTGCTGGAATACATAGGTTATTCTCAGCCTGTTCAGCCGGCCCAGATGGTGCGTGCTTTGGGGCTTACACGGGCAAATGTCTACCGGCTTCTGACGACGCTGATGAAAATCGGCTACGTTATCCGGGAGGATGAGGGGTATATGCTCTCCTTTAAGCTTTTTAAGCTGGGAAGCACGGTTCCTTTAAGCCGGAATTTGCGTGATGTGGCGAAACCGATGATGACGGCCCTCATGAAAGAGGTCGGGGAGAATATCTATCTCACGGTTCTTTGCGAGGATACGGTTATTGCCATCGAAGAGGTGAAGAGTTCGAATCACCTCACCCTTAATCCCGATGTTACCTACACGTATCCACTCAATACCTGTGCAAGCGGCAAGCTTTTTTTCGCGGCCATGGGAGAGGATACCAAACAGCGGATGCTATCTTCTCTCACCTTTGAAAAGCGTACGGAGCACACGCTTGTGACGCCCGAGGCCTTTATCGAGGCTTCTCGTCTTGCTTCGGCCAGAGGTTATGCCCTTGAGCTTCAGGAGTTCAGCGACGACCTTAACAGCATGGCCTCTCCAATCGTGGATTATCGTGGTCAAATGGTCGCTTCCATAGCGATTTCCGGTCCTTCAATGCGTTTGACCGAGGACCGTCTTTCGGCCTGGATCGGCCCCCTCAAAAAAACAGCACAATTAATTAGCGAAGAACTGGGCAGAGAAAATTAG
- a CDS encoding xylulokinase: MGKMSIRRNGKVLAVDIGTSSMKGAVIDSGGHAFSLVRVPFPEIAPPKAAESALTWEGLWDPELWDAGFHELLHRLGPDCCGSIDAVAISGNGPSVVPLGRDGKPVAGSLLWHDRRERRLDGDPSFFLPKMAWYRQYPDLWRTIEGFIGCPEYLGYLLTGERFFYTPSEEFIPHLWSRKSADLYDIPLKMLPPPVRTGAPAGVVSASAASRFGLRAGIPLAAGGSDFLMALLGSGVVRPGMTCDRAGTSEGINVCASKRLSHPRVRPLPHAVPGLYNIAGILSSTGLVFEWFRRISGQDRRDYEEMLKEIHTAPFSSRPLFFPSIHRGAVWEFSGGVFAGLLPDHGPVEMGQAVVSAIGFGIRDCIESLSEAGCRVTEMRVCGGQGRNRIWNSMKADIVGVPLLIPELLDCELTGAAAAAFAMLEGCDDIVPISERLVRIADRFDPDDEEHGRWGRRYDSYRRSRDRLLDAFSLSEGAAKGATLPEREP; this comes from the coding sequence ATGGGAAAGATGAGTATCCGCCGGAACGGCAAGGTCCTTGCCGTCGACATCGGCACCTCTTCCATGAAGGGGGCGGTGATAGACTCCGGCGGGCATGCCTTTTCTCTGGTGCGGGTTCCTTTTCCGGAAATAGCTCCTCCGAAAGCTGCCGAAAGTGCATTAACGTGGGAAGGGCTCTGGGATCCCGAACTATGGGATGCCGGCTTTCATGAGCTTCTTCATCGGCTCGGACCGGATTGCTGCGGCAGTATCGATGCTGTGGCGATAAGCGGTAACGGTCCCTCTGTTGTTCCTCTCGGCCGTGACGGCAAGCCCGTTGCCGGCTCACTGCTTTGGCACGACAGGCGGGAGCGACGGCTCGACGGTGACCCCTCCTTCTTCTTGCCGAAGATGGCCTGGTACCGCCAATATCCCGATCTCTGGAGAACCATAGAAGGATTTATCGGCTGTCCGGAGTATCTCGGCTATCTTCTTACCGGCGAACGCTTTTTCTATACCCCGTCGGAGGAATTCATCCCCCATCTTTGGAGTCGGAAAAGCGCCGATCTCTACGACATCCCGCTGAAGATGCTTCCTCCCCCTGTTAGAACAGGAGCGCCTGCCGGTGTCGTTTCGGCGTCTGCTGCTTCCCGTTTCGGCCTTAGGGCGGGAATCCCCCTTGCCGCGGGAGGGTCGGATTTTCTTATGGCCCTTCTCGGTAGTGGGGTTGTCCGTCCCGGCATGACCTGCGATCGTGCGGGCACCAGTGAAGGGATTAATGTTTGCGCCTCGAAACGCCTAAGCCACCCACGGGTGAGACCTTTGCCGCATGCGGTTCCGGGGCTTTACAATATCGCCGGAATTCTCAGCTCCACAGGGTTGGTCTTTGAGTGGTTTCGGCGTATCTCCGGCCAGGATCGTCGTGATTATGAAGAGATGCTGAAAGAGATTCATACGGCTCCCTTTTCTTCCCGCCCCCTCTTCTTTCCCAGTATTCATCGAGGTGCTGTCTGGGAGTTTTCCGGTGGAGTCTTTGCTGGACTGTTACCGGACCATGGCCCGGTGGAGATGGGACAGGCCGTGGTTTCGGCCATCGGCTTCGGGATCAGGGATTGCATCGAAAGTTTAAGCGAGGCTGGTTGCCGGGTGACGGAGATGAGGGTCTGCGGCGGACAGGGACGCAATCGGATATGGAACAGCATGAAAGCAGATATTGTTGGCGTACCCCTTTTGATTCCGGAGCTTTTGGATTGTGAACTGACAGGTGCTGCCGCAGCGGCCTTTGCCATGCTCGAAGGCTGTGATGATATCGTTCCGATCAGCGAACGGCTGGTCCGTATTGCCGACCGTTTCGATCCCGATGACGAAGAACATGGGCGTTGGGGCCGTCGCTACGATTCCTACCGCAGGTCGCGGGACAGGCTTCTCGATGCTTTTTCCCTTTCAGAGGGGGCTGCCAAGGGCGCTACTCTTCCCGAAAGAGAGCCATAA
- a CDS encoding M48 family metallopeptidase, giving the protein MSGKESIPLRVGTGSFDVSILRRKRQKHIRIKISGSGNVSVSCPVTTTKAEIERAIETKRRWIAGHLWRIEEDLKRTDPSTRIFLNGKEYPVEITTSSKRKSYGVTLDQNRKAVAVVGPDRSKPLIIASLKKWLEAEARSRLKVLVREISAEVDIPVHKVFIRNQRSRWGSSSSGGNISLNWRVIMLEPELQRYLVIHELCHQIHLNHSKLYWKEVERLCPNYAEIDKQLRNLRRIMALFREE; this is encoded by the coding sequence ATGAGCGGTAAGGAATCAATCCCTTTGCGCGTCGGAACGGGAAGCTTTGATGTTTCCATCCTTCGGCGCAAACGTCAAAAACATATCCGAATCAAGATTTCAGGTTCGGGGAATGTCAGCGTTTCTTGTCCCGTAACGACCACAAAGGCGGAAATAGAACGGGCCATCGAAACAAAACGCCGGTGGATAGCAGGTCATCTCTGGCGCATAGAAGAGGATCTCAAGCGCACAGACCCTTCCACGAGGATATTTTTGAACGGGAAAGAGTATCCGGTGGAAATCACGACCTCTTCAAAGCGGAAAAGCTACGGAGTCACCCTCGATCAAAACAGGAAAGCGGTTGCCGTCGTCGGCCCCGATCGTTCCAAACCCCTGATTATTGCCTCGCTGAAAAAGTGGCTGGAGGCCGAAGCCAGAAGCCGGCTTAAGGTATTGGTTAGAGAGATATCTGCGGAGGTGGACATTCCGGTACATAAGGTCTTTATCCGCAATCAGCGCAGCAGATGGGGAAGCAGCTCCTCAGGAGGAAATATCTCCCTCAACTGGCGGGTAATCATGCTTGAACCGGAGCTCCAACGCTACCTGGTGATCCATGAATTGTGCCACCAAATCCACCTCAACCACTCCAAGCTCTACTGGAAGGAAGTGGAACGGCTGTGTCCCAACTATGCAGAGATAGACAAGCAGCTGAGGAATCTGCGAAGGATTATGGCTCTCTTTCGGGAAGAGTAG
- a CDS encoding transglutaminase-like domain-containing protein, whose amino-acid sequence MKESKKGEILLFFVLMVSILSEALHAGTMVVSGSMVFRFAVLSDDAALLNEFPQYENESNSQQVVARAAGRIVVENRADLRPFTSDVPFPPGDRYRKREDLAPWLEYATRRTGVRITVVNGQRSEKPIEEVNPVSEANMRWMSARALAAASGAERQDQAVEQILLSVRTSVSYLLNASEDPAQVLRSGRADCDGYSNAAAILLRSLGIPAKVVDSYIPPGHMWGYGPEGSGGYHAHIEVYYEDAGWVSYDVQATLHFVDPFHVVGYPRSGVRIEERAVEDKRSIVGMEAEPAGEIHMFRRKVAGELSAPLFVGTLRDATGALLRDSPRSNRWIFLRNNRGEGNGLLILPGGEFALSTDTLGPDASGRIFYPGGGGGYFEQNIDLSGLEKGAVLRENFDIGKDPGTVISGPKGARELYRWHLLAGGRWNLEPVPLGADDSIKIVSNLRQWIISFSRNQADPRYLVDLSRAVQPDPLPVYLEPGKAYLKLQPSLADVPLVLFDASGRRYEPEITAGKGEASLPLLVPDKGFDRVLLYRDGEDKLFFGSLGGGEDRGGALLYTIDSSRFDLGLSIAVKRPGSPLLLLERDGGRWRQLLRIARPGASLTIAYPSEDAELLRNLALLPAGASVPEPLPSS is encoded by the coding sequence ATGAAGGAATCCAAGAAGGGAGAAATTCTTCTTTTTTTTGTTTTGATGGTTTCGATTTTGTCGGAAGCACTTCATGCAGGAACCATGGTTGTGAGTGGCAGCATGGTCTTTCGCTTTGCCGTTCTTTCCGATGATGCCGCCTTGTTGAATGAATTTCCCCAATATGAAAATGAATCCAACAGCCAGCAGGTGGTGGCAAGAGCAGCAGGAAGAATCGTTGTGGAGAATCGTGCCGACCTTAGGCCCTTCACAAGCGATGTCCCCTTTCCCCCTGGAGATCGTTACCGTAAAAGAGAGGACCTTGCTCCCTGGCTGGAATATGCAACTCGCCGGACCGGGGTCCGGATAACTGTTGTAAATGGGCAACGCAGCGAAAAGCCCATTGAAGAGGTTAATCCCGTTTCCGAGGCCAATATGCGTTGGATGTCCGCCCGGGCTCTGGCTGCGGCATCGGGGGCGGAACGTCAGGATCAGGCCGTTGAGCAGATACTTCTATCGGTTCGAACGTCGGTTTCCTATCTGCTTAATGCTTCCGAGGATCCCGCTCAGGTGCTGCGAAGCGGGCGAGCCGACTGCGACGGCTATTCCAACGCAGCAGCGATCCTTTTGCGGAGTCTCGGTATTCCGGCGAAAGTGGTGGACTCCTATATCCCTCCCGGCCATATGTGGGGCTACGGACCGGAAGGTTCCGGAGGCTATCATGCCCATATCGAGGTGTATTACGAGGATGCGGGCTGGGTCAGCTACGATGTGCAGGCGACCCTCCATTTCGTCGACCCCTTTCACGTTGTAGGCTATCCCCGATCGGGGGTACGTATAGAAGAACGTGCCGTGGAGGATAAACGCTCTATTGTAGGAATGGAAGCGGAGCCCGCCGGCGAGATCCATATGTTTCGCCGTAAGGTCGCCGGGGAGCTTTCGGCACCCCTTTTTGTCGGTACCCTTAGGGATGCAACCGGTGCCCTCCTTCGGGATTCCCCCCGTTCCAATCGGTGGATTTTTTTGCGAAACAACCGGGGAGAGGGAAACGGTCTGCTTATTCTTCCCGGCGGAGAGTTCGCCTTATCCACCGATACCCTGGGACCGGATGCCTCCGGTCGGATCTTCTATCCCGGAGGGGGCGGTGGCTATTTCGAGCAGAACATCGATCTTTCCGGTCTTGAGAAGGGAGCCGTGCTTCGCGAGAATTTCGATATCGGAAAGGATCCGGGAACAGTCATCTCCGGTCCGAAAGGAGCACGTGAATTGTATCGTTGGCACCTTCTTGCCGGAGGGAGATGGAATCTTGAGCCTGTTCCCCTGGGCGCAGATGATAGTATAAAAATTGTCTCGAACCTGAGACAGTGGATCATCTCCTTTTCTCGAAACCAGGCCGATCCTCGTTACCTTGTGGATCTTTCCCGTGCGGTACAGCCCGATCCCCTTCCCGTCTATCTTGAGCCGGGAAAAGCCTATCTCAAACTGCAGCCCTCTCTTGCCGATGTTCCCCTGGTACTTTTTGATGCTTCGGGCAGACGCTATGAGCCGGAGATCACGGCGGGGAAAGGAGAAGCGTCCCTCCCCCTGCTGGTCCCCGACAAGGGCTTTGACAGAGTGCTGCTCTATCGTGATGGGGAGGATAAGCTGTTCTTCGGGAGCCTCGGCGGCGGAGAAGACAGGGGTGGGGCATTGCTTTACACCATTGATTCGAGTCGTTTCGATCTCGGCCTTTCCATTGCGGTCAAGCGCCCCGGTTCTCCTCTTCTTCTGTTGGAGCGGGATGGCGGACGTTGGCGGCAACTGCTCAGGATAGCACGCCCAGGGGCTTCGTTGACTATTGCCTATCCCTCGGAAGATGCCGAACTCCTCCGCAATTTGGCACTTCTACCCGCAGGGGCCTCTGTTCCCGAGCCTTTGCCTTCAAGTTGA
- a CDS encoding IclR family transcriptional regulator produces MADHGVIHTVVTASEILEYIAEKGGAQPAEIAKDLGLARANVHRHIATLYNLGFVEKRSDGRCVLTFRLFELGNTVPHTRNLIDPARPAMLRLSQETGHTVNHGILHEASVLFIDKVDANAYLMLERPIGTCQPLYCTSLGKVLLAFQPEAERERLISSLDLICHTEHTITDRDRLREALNRIREEGFGCDFQEMTNELNCVAAPVFGSGGKIVSAISISAPVDHFDRAAIESVVASLTAIADEVSRHMTR; encoded by the coding sequence GTGGCTGACCATGGCGTTATTCATACAGTCGTAACTGCGTCGGAAATTCTCGAGTATATTGCGGAGAAGGGAGGCGCTCAACCCGCCGAAATTGCCAAGGATCTTGGGCTCGCACGCGCGAATGTCCATCGGCATATTGCCACCTTATACAACCTCGGCTTTGTTGAAAAGAGAAGCGACGGCAGATGTGTTCTCACCTTCAGGCTCTTTGAGCTGGGCAACACGGTTCCTCATACCAGAAATCTCATCGACCCCGCCCGCCCTGCAATGCTGCGACTTAGCCAGGAGACCGGCCATACCGTAAACCACGGTATTCTCCATGAGGCTTCTGTTCTGTTTATCGACAAAGTCGATGCCAACGCCTATCTCATGCTTGAACGGCCGATCGGTACCTGTCAGCCGCTTTACTGTACCAGTCTTGGAAAGGTGCTTCTTGCCTTTCAGCCAGAGGCTGAACGCGAACGGCTGATCTCCTCTCTTGACCTTATCTGCCATACCGAGCACACGATTACCGATCGGGATCGTCTTCGCGAGGCCCTGAACCGGATCCGGGAAGAAGGCTTCGGTTGTGACTTCCAGGAGATGACCAATGAGCTCAACTGCGTTGCCGCTCCTGTATTCGGCAGCGGGGGAAAGATCGTTTCCGCCATCAGCATTTCTGCGCCTGTCGATCATTTCGATCGGGCCGCCATTGAGTCGGTCGTAGCCTCCCTGACGGCAATAGCCGACGAAGTATCGAGACACATGACCCGCTAA